The following are from one region of the Lodderomyces elongisporus chromosome 7, complete sequence genome:
- the YOX1 gene encoding Homeobox protein yox1 codes for MLQLQTPSKLPTFTQMKEQAMTPNTSTMSNTTPASAHATSHTPASAFQQKVTLPPLSSILSSAQSNHYKDHPLTMLPPTSSTNTSANTSVSTFPTATPYKKQSPIESYSSTPIIASTPYYSLQHSHSFPITSSAYHSQPSSFASSTSSLSLNPSPPPLPLPYQQQQPQQQPQPQPQSFANGDHPSFYSNKRAYNSSSIDDSSIMDTSILELRKSKSMTNTSKAATSTLSLSASAVRPASTVLVKSTTSPTSEKAYAFISHSPATYPSQEPAIDNAPLARRKRRRTSPHELNLLNKEFEIGTTPNKMRRIEIAKKVHMTEKAVQIWFQNKRQSIRKQSSCEKEVLVLPMTNVSVQQQQEELATQQQQQQQQQQQQQQQQQQQQQQQQQPIESVPTVSTSLPSIVSSTPSKPHITTVPQSLLKAASSTPLSVTIEANEPQQLQHGAMIETNKKQPTALNGNTTSTMTFKLIPNINSNSTNSNMLPSLGGSKVTQKLRMESLGMMMSSERKVLGDITNRM; via the coding sequence ATGCTTCAATTACAAACACCCAGCAAATTACCCACATTCACTCAGATGAAAGAACAGGCAATGACACCAAACACATCCACAATGTCTAATACTACACCTGCTTCTGCTCATGCTACTTCTCATACACCTGCTTCTGCATTTCAACAGAAAGTTACCTTACCACCATTATCATCGATCCTTTCCTCAGCACAATCAAACCACTACAAAGATCACCCATTAACCATGCTTCcaccaacatcatcaacaaacacTAGTGCAAACACTAGTGTATCTACTTTTCCAACTGCTACACCTTACAAGAAACAATCACCAATTGAGTCATATTCAAGCACACCAATTATAGCATCTACTCCATATTACTCACTACAACACCTGCACAGTTTCCCAATCACATCTTCTGCTTATCATTCACAACCAAGCAGCTTTGCATCCTCAACCTCCAGCTTACTGTTGAacccatcaccaccaccattaccactaccataccaacaacaacaaccacaacaacaaccacaaccacaaccacaatcaTTTGCAAATGGAGACCACCCACTGTTTTATTCCAACAAGAGAGCATACAACTCTTCCAGCATCGACGACTCATCTATAATGGACACAAGTATACTCGAACTCCGCAAAAGCAAATCAATGACAAACACATCCaaagcagcaacatcaacttTATCATTATCAGCTTCAGCGGTGAGACCAGCGTCGACTGTGCTTGTGAAATCTACAACTTCACCCACATCAGAAAAAGCATATGCATTCATCTCTCACTCGCCAGCTACTTACCCTTCACAAGAACCAGCTATAGACAATGCACCACTAGCACGTCgcaagagaagaagaacctCACCCCACGAACTCAACTTGCTCAACAAggaatttgaaattggaaCCACACCAAACAAAATGAGACGTATAGAAATTGCCAAAAAGGTGCACATGACTGAAAAAGCAGTACAAATATGGTTTCAGAATAAGAGACAGAGTAttagaaaacaaagcagCTGTGAAAAGGAAGTATTGGTATTGCCAATGACCAATGTCTCtgtacaacaacaacaagaggaATTGGCCactcaacagcaacagcaacaacagcaacagcagcagcaacaacaacaacagcagcaacaacaacaacaacaacagcaaccgATTGAGTCAGTCCCAACCGTTTCTACATCATTACCATCTATTGTTTCATCAACACCTAGCAAACCACATATTACCACAGTACCACAGCTGCTCCTAAAAGCAGCATCGTCAACACCATTGAGTGTGACAATCGAAGCTAACGAACCTCAACAATTACAACATGGCGCCATGattgaaacaaacaagaaacaaccAACTGCATTGAATGGCAACACTACATCTACAATGACATTCAAGTTGATACCTAACataaactcaaactcaaccAATTCAAATATGTTGCCTAGCTTGGGAGGAAGCAAGGTTACCCAGAAATTGAGAATGGAAAGTCTTGGAATGATGATGAGCtcagaaagaaaagtattgGGCGACATCACCAACCGTATGTAA
- the RRP12 gene encoding pre-rRNA processing protein (BUSCO:EOG092608AV) — protein sequence MSTLIIKNKLTVLFHLNRQQQPKQMSEAVSNVSADNNELELELKLSKIRTQINSKLENQKHLAIILSAVEENIEEQKNEKTPVSYVVSFLSLLDQCIQDDKILDSNLAATTAYFLDLLFPFTPKPLLKQKFSEILLKLSQPLNIDAEAPLVRSTIGAIESLLLAQDRAQWLHRGAVSPNRALIALVELSFDPRPKVRKRAQDSVKQILSHPPASASASANGNNSTVHVAAPAVSDVTLKHLQELLLNFNHNKKGGADKELNSQIIHCLQLITIITSANSWPVKSIEQLCDALLEIANTSDQFLIRAAFEAFEGLFKSMTNVIDVQKYVKVLNIIFDLKPSMNDTHLSTAWLAVVAKAFEGFSALAPLESIKKLPQVLQIVSEFLSSDSRDIYASASSCLIAIINHAVPETYLLQPNAQYGITEDIYESVDEAITFVAEFIEKELFSIKYQNATGLILQFVRATILKFQSRANPDFLNIVQTVGEWRTSEKDNFPHNKEAEECLAAAIAALGPEAVLGVLPLNLGENVNGPGRAWLLPLLRDNVSCAELGFYKSQILPIVQFFESKIANSVQKESINNKIFQTIIDQIWSLLPKFCDLPKDLRSAFDEAFATQLADLMFAKVELRTFICHAWRTLVESNLAYRDGKLEQPNLLLLQQEFPQQAASTNIEYLSTIASNILTVLFNVFSYTMPESRGFVLETIEAYLRIVPAPELSQTFDKVCGMLKSAMDEDLQEGSGNKDKNKNKNKKGENSTPDNGVTMMDLVVVMAKYLPVESHNALFSIFALTIDLESKPLLQKRSYRIITNLAESEQGRASIQKFIVEIEKKLIETTSVTSQSAKASRLNAILLILDLLPQTDLYFIPAIVQEIIMATKDVNERSRGLSYQILIKMGQKMKEGGVIENAKVPGFDANAPSTESSLSEFFTMISAGLAAQNPHMISATITAISCLIFEFKNDLPIDTLMEIASTVELFLTHNSREIAKSAIGFVKVEILSLPEEMVRNNLSELLTKLMKWSHEHKGHFKSKVKHIIERLIRKFGAEEVENAIPEEDRKLVINIKKARNRAKRKQEALPESGDVAEGETHNAKSAKKKFVSAYEEALYDSDVSDDDVDIYDEDAERSSSSRKNKGKKANQFILESGDEPLNLLDRQALAHISSSKPKKFTKSDLKSKTDEFKTKNGKLVFKEDGAIAKGSDKEDPLAKSGSGIDAYLDAVKQAPVRGQKNKLKFKKTKGGDDDDGDNWSDDDDDDDTNNNNNDRAGANPKSALKKSKTLGKSKISKPSNKQKFKAKKKF from the exons ATGTCT ACACTTATTATCAAGAACAAGCTAACTGTACTCTTTCATCTCAAcagacaacaacaaccaaaacaaatgtCTGAAGCTGTTTCGAACGTATCAGCTGATAATAATGAGCTTGAGCTTGAACTTAAGCTTTCGAAAATTCGCACACAAATCAACTCGAAATTAGAAAACCAAAAGCATTTGGCAATAATATTATCGGCAGTCGAAGAAAACatagaagaacaaaagaatgaaaaaacaCCAGTATCATATGtggtttcctttttgtctttgctAGATCAATGTATTCAGGATGACAAAATACTTGATAGTAATCTTGCTGCCACAACTGCCTATTTCCTTGACCTTTTATTTCCATTCACACCAAAGCCTTTGTTAAAGCAAAAATTTAGTGAGATCTTATTGAAATTGTCACAACCTTTGAATATTGATGCAGAAGCACCATTGGTCAGGTCTACCATTGGAGCCATTGAAAGTTTATTGTTGGCCCAGGACAGGGCTCAGTGGTTGCACCGTGGTGCAGTCTCGCCAAATAGGGCTCTCATTGCGCTTGTGGAATTATCCTTTGACCCAAGACCCAAAGTTAGAAAGAGAGCACAAGATTCAGTGAAACAGATTCTTCTGCATCCACCAGCAAGTGCAAGTGCAAGTGCAAATGGCAACAATAGTACTGTACATGTTGCAGCACCAGCCGTTTCCGATGTAACTTTGAAGCATTTACAAGAGCTACTTTTGAACTTCAACCACAATAAAAAGGGTGGTGCTGATAAAGAATTAAACTCGCAAATCATTCATTGCCTTCAACTCATCACTATAATCACTTCTGCCAACTCGTGGCCTGTGAAAAGCATAGAGCAATTGTGCGATGCACTTTTGGAGATTGCAAACACATCAGACCAATTCTTGATCCGTGCCGCATTTGAAGCATTTGAAGGACTCTTCAAGTCCATGACCAATGTGATTGACGTGCAAAAGTACGTCAAGGTGCTCAACATTATCTTTGATCTTAAGCCAAGCATGAATGACACCCACTTGAGTACCGCTTGGTTGGCCGTTGTAGCAAAAGCTTTTGAAGGATTTAGCGCATTGGCACCGCTTGAGAGCATCAAAAAATTACCACAAGTTCTTCAAATTGTGTCGGAGTTCCTCTCTTCAGATAGCAGAGACATTTATGCTAGTGCTTCACTGTGTTTGATTGCCATCATTAACCATGCTGTACCAGAAACATATCTTTTACAACCAAATGCGCAGTACGGAATCACAGAAGACATTTACGAGTCTGTTGATGAGGCAATCACGTTTGTTGCTGAGTTTATCGAAAAAGAGCTATTTTCAATCAAGTACCAAAATGCAACAGGTTTGATATTGCAATTTGTCAGAGCtacaattttgaaatttcaATCAAGAGCCAACCCTGATTTTTTAAACATTGTGCAAACTGTTGGTGAGTGGAGAACTAGCGAGAAGGATAATTTCCCGCACAACAAAGAGGCTGAGGAGTGTTTAGCGGCTGCTATTGCTGCACTTGGTCCTGAAGCTGTATTGGGTGTACTCCCATTGAACTTGGGCGAGAATGTTAATGGACCTGGAAGAGCTTGGTTGTTGCCACTTCTCAGAGATAATGTTAGCTGTGCTGAACTCGGATTTTACAAATCCCAAATCTTGCCTATTGTGCAATTTTTTGAGTccaaaattgcaaattCTGTACAAAAGGAATCTATTAATAACAAAATATTTCAAACAATCATTGATCAGATTTGGTCATTGTTGCCAAAGTTTTGCGACTTGCCAAAAGATTTGAGGTCTGCTTTCGATGAAGCTTTTGCAACACAATTGGCTGATTTGATGTTTGCCAAGGTTGAATTGCGTACTTTCATCTGTCATGCATGGAGAACGCTTGTTGAATCGAATTTGGCGTATCGTGATGGTAAATTAGAGCAACCAAATTTGTTGCTTCTTCAACAGGAATTTCCACAACAAGCGGCAAGTACAAATATTGAATATTTGTCTACAATTGCGTCAAACATACTCACAGTATTGTTCAATGTTTTTTCCTATACCATGCCTGAATCCAgaggttttgttttggaaaCAATTGAGGCATACTTGCGCATTGTGCCAGCCCCAGAGTTGAGTCAAACTTTTGATAAAGTTTGTGGGATGTTGAAGTCTGCAATGGATGAGGATTTGCAAGAGGGTTCCGGAAATAAAGAtaagaataaaaacaagaataaaaaaggggaaaacTCCACTCCTGATAATGGTGTTACAATGATGGACTTGGTTGTTGTAATGGCAAAGTACTTACCTGTTGAGTCACACAATGCACTTTTCTCGATCTTTGCACTCACGATAGATTTAGAAAGCAAGCcattgttgcaaaagagaTCGTACAGAATTATCACCAATCTTGCAGAGTCAGAGCAAGGCAGAGCTTCTATTCAGAAATTTATTGTTGAGATTGAGAAGAAGTTGATTGAGACCACAAGCGTTACTAGTCAATCTGCAAAGGCCTCTAGATTGAATGCtattttgttaattttAGACTTGCTTCCTCAAACCGATTTGTACTTTATACCAGCAATTGTTCAGGAGATTATTATGGCTACAAAGGATGTGAATGAACGTTCAAGAGGCTTGTCTTATCAAATTTTGATCAAGATGGGTCAAAAGATGAAGGAAGGTGGTGTAATTGAGAATGCCAAGGTTCCTGGATTTGATGCAAATGCGCCATCCACTGAATCATCGCTTTCGGAATTTTTCACCATGATAAGTGCTGGTTTGGCAGCTCAAAACCCACACATGATCTCGGCAACAATCACTGCGATTTCgtgtttgatttttgaGTTCAAAAATGACTTGCCCATAGATACGTTGATGGAGATTGCCTCTACTGTTGAGTTGTTCCTCACACACAACTCTAGAGAGATTGCCAAATCAGCTATTGGATTTGTGAAAGTTGAGATTTTATCATTACCCGAAGAAATGGTGAGAAACAATTTGAGCGAGCTCCTTACTAAATTGATGAAATGGTCGCACGAGCACAAGGGACACTTCAAGAGCAAGGTTAAACATATTATTGAAAGGTTGATTCGAAAGTTTGGTGCCGAAGAGGTGGAGAATGCAATCCCTGAGGAAGATCGTAAACttgtcatcaacatcaaaaaGGCAAGAAACAGAGCCAAGAGAAAGCAAGAAGCATTGCCTGAGTCTGGTGATGTAGCTGAAGGTGAAACCCACAATGCCAAGAGcgccaaaaagaaatttgtgTCTGCTTACGAGGAGGCATTATACGACTCGGATGTCTCAGATGATGACGTTGATATATACGATGAGGATGCAGAAagatcttcatcttcaagaaagaataagGGCAAGAAAGCCAACCAATTTATTTTGGAGAGTGGTGATGAGCCTCTCAACTTGTTAGATCGTCAAGCATTAGCTcatatttcttcttccaagCCAAAGAAATTCACAAAATCTGATCTTAAATCAAAGACAGATGAGTTCAAGACCAAAAACGGCAAGTTGGTTTTCAAGGAAGATGGTGCAATTGCTAAAGGAAGTGATAAAGAAGATCCATTGGCAAAGAGTGGTTCGGGTATTGATGCTTACTTGGATGCTGTTAAACAGGCTCCAGTGAGAGGtcaaaagaacaagttgaaattcaaaaagaCCAAGGGTggtgatgacgatgatggtGACAATTGgtctgatgatgatgatgatgatgatactaataataataataatgacaGAGCAGGCGCAAATCCCAAATCTGCCCTTAAGAAATCTAAAACCCTTGGGAAATCAAAGATATCAAAGCCAtcaaacaagcaaaaattCAAGgctaaaaagaaattttga
- the MRPS16 gene encoding 37S ribosomal protein S16, mitochondrial (BUSCO:EOG092652YI), which produces MSMTLAERTAHKRNLVRIRLARFGRKNQPVFNIVVMKAKKAQQKLPLEVIGTYNAVPLPQPLHDKSPPVKDISLDFHRAKYWLGQGAEPTEKVAWLFKKAGILPSFWPATAKLTQQVPSPVVEDVKEVQETPVEPVRPRNDKKYR; this is translated from the coding sequence ATGTCTATGACACTAGCGGAAAGAACTGCGCACAAGAGGAATTTGGTCAGGATAAGACTTGCGCGTTTTGGTCGTAAGAACCAACCTGTGTTCAATATTGTTGTAATGAAAGCCAAAAAAGCACAGCAAAAATTACCTCTCGAAGTGATAGGTACATATAATGCGGTACCCCTTCCGCAACCATTGCATGACAAATCTCCACCTGTGAAAGATATCAGCTTAGATTTCCATAGGGCTAAGTATTGGTTGGGTCAGGGAGCTGAGCCAACTGAGAAAGTGGCTTGGTTATTCAAAAAAGCGGGAATCTTGCCAAGTTTCTGGCCTGCGACTGCTAAATTGACACAACAGGTTCCATCACCGGTTGTTGAGGACGTTAAAGAGGTACAAGAAACACCAGTTGAACCAGTGAGACCAAGAAATGATAAGAAATATAGGTAA
- the PPN1 gene encoding Endopolyphosphatase (BUSCO:EOG09262645), with translation MPLLLEKEDSIYNPSHKSNSRVYGTNSATKVQTYIKGIFISLMAIASLFAITKFDTSTNTNTNINTNTNINIQLTEPSLAQQNDLKRLGLTPKKSIKLTTPEKGEQIIHGRFLHITDIHPDPYFKIGSSFDEACHGSTGDAQKYGNAISGCDSSMIAMNDTIKWIAENLKDKIDFIVWTGDNIRHDNDRNFPRTEQNIFEMNELVSNLMYETFKKKDTPELEVDLIPSLGNNDVFPHNLFSVGPTLQTRELFQIWQKFIPQAQMHVFNRGAYFFKEVIPGKLAILSINTLYWYQSNPLVDNCDGKKEPGYKLFEWLGYVLKEMRARKMKVWLTGHVPPNEKNYDLTCLRKYVVWTHEFRDVIIGGLYGHMNLDHIIPLDSVAAYKSIKEDQEKKKKKKNKNQKKNQEGKNKSKSTGLLSYFQSEDADEYDEYKDTAPLGKTPLFKALDSKFDDGFFRVQGGVPANKVAYMETLRESLYAEVKGKRKSGNYGERYSIAHVASSIVPTFNPGLRVWEYNITELANELKTIKFEPWDKFFYEIETLIEKQSLYDSEDESKEDKFSLFMSAEKKRDKTFPLPMPKTAKLGPAYIPQTFTPERYVNYYADLEAINKGDKPFGFEIEYMTDDADYQLPVLTVDSWLKLARDLGKPIKTKREELDNNSNSNSNNNNNNNNNVDYDDDDDEKEEENGKGIQEENEGQVAAKGGKGKKGGKGRKSDKLEALWKVYLKDAFVSSDYEHKGLG, from the coding sequence ATGCCGTTGCTactagaaaaagaagaccTGATTTACAACCCAAGCCATAAGTCCAACAGCAGGGTTTATGGAACCAATAGTGCAACTAAGGTGCAAACATACATCAAGGGCATATTCATACTGTTGATGGCAATAGCATCACTATTTGCTATAACAAAGTTTGATACAAGTACCAACACTAACACTAATATTAATACCAACACTAATATCAATATACAATTAACTGAACCGAGCCTAGCACAACAAAATGATCTCAAAAGATTGGGTCTTACCCCGAAAAAGTCCATCAAGTTAACCACACCAGAGAAAGGCGAACAAATTATTCATGGCCGATTTTTGCACATTACCGATATCCATCCCGACCCCTATTTCAAGATAGGCTCCTCCTTCGATGAGGCTTGCCATGGCTCAACCGGTGATGCACAGAAATACGGTAACGCCATTAGTGGTTGCGACTCATCAATGATTGCAATGAATGACACAATAAAATGGATAGCTGAGAATTTAAAAGACAAGATTGACTTTATTGTATGGACTGGAGACAATATACGCCATGACAATGATCGAAATTTCCCACGTACAGAACAAAACATCTTTGAAATGAATGAATTGGTGAGCAACTTGATGTACGAAACAttcaagaagaaagacaCACCAGAATTGGAAGTTGACCTTATCCCAAGCTTGGGGAACAATGACGTGTTTCCTCACAATTTGTTTAGTGTTGGACCAACATTGCAAACCAGAGAATTATTTCAGATATGGCAGAAATTTATTCCACAGGCCCAAATGCACGTCTTCAACCGTGGTGCATATTTCTTCAAAGAAGTCATTCCCGGAAAACTAGCAATCCTCTCAATAAACACCTTATACTGGTACCAACTGAACCCATTGGTTGACAACTGCGATGGCAAAAAAGAACCCGGATACAAACTCTTTGAGTGGTTGGGGTATGTCTTGAAAGAAATGAgagcaagaaaaatgaaagtgTGGCTCACTGGCCATGTCCCACCAAATGAGAAAAATTATGATTTGACATGTTTAAGAAAATACGTGGTGTGGACCCACGAATTTCGCGATGTCATAATTGGTGGATTATACGGACACATGAACTTAGACCACATCATACCATTGGACAGCGTTGCCGCTTATAAATCTATAAAAGAAGaccaagaaaagaagaagaagaagaagaacaagaaccagaagaagaaccaaGAGGGAAAGAATAAGTCAAAATCAACAGGTTTATTATCGTATTTCCAATCTGAAGATGCTGACGAATATGACGAATATAAGGACACAGCACCACTTGGCAAAACGCCGCTTTTTAAAGCACTCGATTCGAAATTCGATGATGGGTTTTTCAGAGTCCAAGGCGGCGTACCAGCGAACAAAGTTGCATATATGGAAACTCTTCGTGAATCACTATATGCAGAGGTGAAGGGCAAACGCAAATCGGGCAACTATGGTGAACGATACTCCATTGCCCACGTTGCAAGTTCAATAGTGCCAACATTTAACCCAGGATTGAGAGTTTGGGAATACAACATCACAGAACTTGCTAATGAACTCAAAACCATTAAATTTGAACCATGggataaatttttttacgAGATTGAAACACTCATTGAAAAGCAAAGTTTATACGACTCCGAAGATGAAAGCAAGGAGGACAAATTCTCACTTTTCATGTCAGCCGAGAAGAAGCGCGACAAGACATTCCCGCTTCCTATGCCCAAAACGGCCAAGCTCGGCCCCGCATACATTCCACAAACATTTACACCTGAACGTTATGTCAATTACTATGCAGATTTGGAAGCAATCAACAAAGGCGACAAGCCGTTTGGATTTGAGATTGAATATATGACGGATGATGCAGATTACCAATTACCAGTGCTCACTGTTGATTCGTGGTTGAAACTCGCCAGGGATCTTGGCAAACCCATAAAAACGAAGCGCGAAGAACTTGACaataacagcaacagcaacagcaacaacaacaacaacaacaacaacaatgttgattacgatgatgatgatgacgagaaggaagaagagaacGGAAAAGGaatacaagaagaaaatgaggGACAAGTTGCTGCAAAAGGCGGTAAAGGCAAGAAAGGTGGGAAAGGTAGGAAACTGGATAAGTTGGAGGCTCTATGGAAAGTATATTTGAAAGATGCATTTGTAAGCTCTGATTATGAGCATAAAGGGCTAGGCTAA
- the RPP0 gene encoding ribosomal protein P0 (A0) (L10E) (BUSCO:EOG09264G1I) — MGGTRDKKVQYFSKLRELLEEYKSIFVVGVDNVSSQQMHEIRKALRDDAVVLMGKNTMVRRAIRGFLSELPDYEKLLPFVKGNVGFIFTNGDLKTIRDTITSNVVAAPARAGAVAPADVWIPAGNTGMEPGKTSFFQALGVPTKIARGTIEIVSDVKVVEKDAKVGPSEATLLNMLNISPFTYGMTVVQVYDNGQIFPSSILDITDDELIGHFVSAINTIASISLAVGYPTLPSVGHSLINNYKNVLALSIATDYTFEGSEAIKDRLANPEAYAAAAPAAGAAAAGASESAAAEAAPEEEAEESDDDMGFGLFD, encoded by the coding sequence ATGGGTGGTACTAGAGACAAGAAAGTTCAATACTTCTCTAAATTGAGAGAATTGTTGGAAGAATACAAATCAATCTtcgttgttggtgttgacaATGTCTCCTCCCAACAAATGCACGAGATCAGAAAGGCTTTGAGAGACGATGCCGTTGTCTTGATGGGTAAGAACACTATGGTCAGAAGAGCCATCAGAGGTTTCCTTTCTGAATTGCCAGACTATGAAAAATTGTTGCCATTTGTTAAAGGTAACGTTGGTTTCATCTTCACCAACGGTGACTTGAAGACCATCAGAGACACCATCACCTCaaatgttgttgctgccCCAGCAAGAGCAGGTGCTGTTGCTCCAGCTGATGTCTGGATTCCAGCTGGTAACACCGGTATGGAACCAGGTAAGACCTCTTTCTTCCAAGCTTTGGGTGTTCCAACCAAGATTGCCAGAGGTACCATTGAAATTGTTTCAGATGTCAAGGTTGTTGAAAAGGACGCCAAGGTTGGTCCTTCCGAAGCTACCTTGTTGAACATGTTGAACATCTCGCCATTCACCTACGGTATGACTGTTGTTCAAGTTTACGACAATGGTCAAATCTTCCCATCATCTATCTTGGATATCACCGATGATGAATTGATTGGCCACTTTGTCAGCGCTATCAACACCATTGCCTCAATCTCATTGGCTGTCGGTTACCCAACCTTGCCATCAGTTGGTCACTCTTTGATCAACAACTACAAGAACGTCTTGGCTTTGTCTATTGCTACTGACTACACCTTTGAAGGTTCAGAAGCTATCAAGGACAGATTGGCTAACCCAGAGGCTTacgctgctgctgctccaGCTGCTGGTGCcgctgctgctggtgctTCCGaatctgctgctgctgaagCTGCtccagaagaagaagctgaAGAATCCGACGACGACATGGGATTCGGTTTATTCGATTAA